The following coding sequences lie in one Leptolyngbya sp. CCY15150 genomic window:
- the era gene encoding GTPase Era produces the protein MTDEPIQTSPSDSGDRPSEASPTDPLQAWGIPSIPVAPPGFRSGFVGIVGRPNVGKSTLMNQMVGQKIAITSPVAQTTRNRLRGILTTPEAQFIFVDTPGIHKPHHQLGKVLVQNAKQAIQSVDVLLFVVDCTNEAGGGDRYVTDLLSHAPVPVILGLNKADTQDPERGTLDQTYRDLAEPHGWSTAKFSALTGQGLPELQHQLMQHLDPGPYYYPPDLVTDQPERFIMGELIREQILQLTREEVPHSVAIAIERVEETPSLTRVFAAINVERDSQKGILIGKGGQMLKAIGSAARTQIQKLIMGKVYLELFVKVQPRWRQSRMHLAELGYQVEE, from the coding sequence ATGACCGACGAACCGATCCAGACCTCACCATCCGATAGCGGCGATCGCCCCTCGGAAGCATCACCCACCGATCCCTTACAAGCCTGGGGTATACCCAGCATTCCTGTGGCTCCGCCTGGGTTTCGCTCCGGCTTTGTGGGCATCGTCGGCCGGCCCAACGTGGGTAAATCGACCTTGATGAACCAGATGGTGGGACAAAAAATCGCCATCACCTCTCCCGTCGCCCAAACCACACGCAATCGCCTACGGGGCATCCTCACCACCCCCGAAGCCCAGTTTATTTTCGTGGATACGCCCGGTATTCACAAACCCCATCACCAACTGGGCAAAGTACTGGTGCAAAATGCCAAACAGGCGATTCAATCCGTAGACGTGCTGCTGTTTGTCGTGGACTGCACCAACGAAGCTGGCGGGGGCGATCGCTACGTTACCGACCTGCTCAGCCACGCTCCCGTACCGGTGATCCTAGGCCTCAACAAAGCCGATACCCAAGATCCAGAACGGGGCACCCTCGACCAAACCTATCGCGACCTCGCCGAACCCCACGGATGGTCTACCGCCAAGTTTTCGGCCCTCACCGGTCAAGGATTGCCCGAGCTACAGCACCAACTCATGCAGCATCTTGATCCTGGCCCCTACTACTACCCACCGGATTTAGTCACCGACCAGCCCGAACGCTTCATCATGGGCGAACTGATCCGTGAACAAATTTTGCAGCTCACCCGCGAGGAAGTGCCCCACTCGGTGGCGATCGCCATTGAACGGGTGGAAGAAACCCCTAGCCTCACCCGCGTCTTCGCTGCCATCAATGTGGAACGCGATTCCCAAAAAGGCATCCTGATCGGCAAAGGCGGGCAAATGCTAAAAGCGATCGGCAGCGCCGCCCGCACCCAAATCCAAAAGCTGATCATGGGCAAAGTCTACCTTGAGCTGTTTGTGAAAGTTCAGCCCCGGTGGCGACAATCGCGGATGCACCTGGCAGAGTTAGGCTATCAAGTCGAAGAATAA
- a CDS encoding DUF4278 domain-containing protein — protein sequence MKYAYRGIEYKPQSSSQLGVQPSQKGTYRGAALSFDGATVHVPDSVQVLTYRGINYLGHR from the coding sequence ATGAAATATGCATATCGCGGTATTGAATACAAGCCCCAGTCTTCCAGCCAGCTAGGTGTGCAACCATCCCAGAAGGGCACCTATCGAGGCGCAGCCTTATCCTTCGACGGTGCGACCGTCCATGTTCCAGATAGTGTCCAAGTGTTAACCTACCGTGGCATTAACTACTTAGGCCATCGCTAA
- a CDS encoding glucose-6-phosphate isomerase — protein MDAIALWQRYQDWLYYHSGLGLYLDISRMQFDDAFVEEMRPRFEQAFADQVALEGGAIANPDEDRMVGHYWLRNPDLAPTAELKQDIVETLEQIKTVVHKIHTGELHPPQGGKFTDVLSVGIGGSALGPQFVAEALADPNPPLRMHFIDNTDPTGIDRVLERLGDRLISTLVITTSKSGGTPETRNGMMEVHHAYQARGLEFSRYAIAVTGHGSTLDQLAKSEGWLATFPMHDWVGGRTSEMSAVGLLPAALQGIDIQAMLDGAAEMDAATRVPTLEKNPAALLALSWHYAGNGKGDKDMVMLPYKDSLLLFSRYLQQLVMESLGKATDLDGNTVHQGIAVYGNKGSTDQHAYVQQLRDGVPNFFVTFIEVLGDRSGPSIEVEPGVTSGDYLSGLLQGTRQALFENQRDSITVTIPAVTPQIVGALIALYERAVGIYASLVNINAYHQPGVEAGKKAAAGVLSLQQQVVKTLAAAKQPLSLKTLADQVGAPDQIETIYRIVRHLHANQRGVVLKGDLARPSSLAIALE, from the coding sequence ATGGATGCGATCGCACTCTGGCAACGGTATCAAGATTGGTTGTACTACCACAGTGGTTTGGGGCTCTACCTCGATATCAGTCGGATGCAGTTTGATGATGCGTTTGTGGAGGAGATGCGTCCCAGGTTTGAACAGGCCTTTGCCGATCAGGTCGCTCTAGAGGGAGGAGCGATCGCCAACCCGGATGAAGATCGTATGGTGGGCCACTACTGGCTGCGCAATCCCGACCTTGCGCCGACCGCTGAACTCAAGCAAGACATTGTTGAGACCCTAGAGCAGATCAAAACGGTTGTTCACAAAATTCATACCGGCGAACTGCATCCACCCCAGGGCGGCAAGTTTACCGATGTGCTGTCGGTGGGCATTGGTGGATCGGCCCTAGGGCCCCAGTTCGTCGCCGAGGCTTTAGCCGATCCCAACCCGCCGTTGCGGATGCACTTCATTGACAACACCGATCCCACCGGCATCGATCGCGTCTTGGAACGCTTGGGCGATCGCTTAATTTCCACCTTGGTGATCACCACCTCCAAATCAGGCGGAACGCCGGAAACCCGCAACGGCATGATGGAAGTTCACCATGCTTACCAGGCTCGGGGTCTAGAGTTTTCTCGCTATGCGATCGCTGTCACCGGCCATGGCAGCACGTTGGATCAATTAGCCAAATCCGAAGGCTGGCTGGCCACCTTCCCCATGCACGACTGGGTGGGAGGACGCACCTCGGAAATGTCGGCGGTGGGCCTGTTGCCGGCGGCGCTTCAGGGCATTGATATCCAAGCCATGCTAGATGGCGCAGCGGAGATGGATGCGGCTACCCGTGTGCCGACCCTGGAAAAAAATCCGGCGGCGCTCCTGGCCCTGAGCTGGCACTATGCCGGCAATGGGAAGGGCGATAAGGACATGGTGATGTTGCCCTATAAAGACAGTCTGCTGTTGTTTAGCCGCTACCTGCAGCAGTTGGTGATGGAATCCTTGGGCAAAGCTACTGACCTCGATGGCAATACGGTGCATCAAGGCATTGCGGTGTATGGCAACAAGGGATCAACGGATCAGCACGCCTATGTGCAACAACTGCGGGATGGCGTTCCCAATTTCTTTGTCACCTTCATCGAAGTATTAGGCGATCGCTCTGGCCCATCCATCGAGGTGGAACCGGGGGTGACCAGCGGTGACTATCTGTCGGGGCTGCTGCAAGGAACCCGTCAGGCCCTGTTCGAAAACCAGCGCGATTCCATTACGGTGACCATTCCTGCCGTGACGCCGCAGATCGTAGGAGCGTTGATTGCTCTTTATGAGCGGGCGGTGGGCATCTATGCCTCCTTGGTCAACATCAATGCCTATCATCAACCGGGTGTAGAAGCCGGCAAAAAGGCCGCTGCTGGTGTCCTCAGTTTGCAGCAGCAGGTGGTCAAAACCTTAGCTGCAGCCAAGCAACCCCTGTCGCTCAAGACCCTGGCAGATCAGGTCGGCGCTCCCGATCAAATCGAGACGATCTACCGAATTGTGCGCCATCTCCATGCCAATCAGCGGGGAGTTGTGCTCAAGGGCGATTTGGCCCGTCCCAGTAGCTTGGCGATCGCTCTAGAGTAA
- the msrA gene encoding peptide-methionine (S)-S-oxide reductase MsrA: MNITPSTQTATFAAGCFWGVEASFRQLDGVVNTAVGYTGGHWLNPSYLDVCGGMTGHVEAVQIDYEPSCISYDRLLEVFWSIHNPTKLDREGPDKGPQYRSMIFVHSADQEQRAQASKQRIIQSGQYDRPLQTQIQPISAFYMAEDAHQNYYAKKRAGQA; the protein is encoded by the coding sequence ATGAATATTACTCCATCCACACAGACTGCAACCTTTGCTGCTGGATGTTTTTGGGGCGTTGAAGCGTCGTTCCGCCAACTGGATGGCGTTGTGAACACAGCGGTGGGCTACACCGGTGGACATTGGCTGAATCCTAGTTATCTAGACGTCTGTGGCGGCATGACTGGGCATGTGGAAGCCGTGCAGATCGACTATGAACCGAGCTGCATCAGCTACGATCGCCTCCTGGAAGTCTTTTGGAGCATCCATAATCCCACCAAGCTTGATCGCGAGGGCCCCGACAAGGGCCCCCAGTACCGCTCTATGATTTTTGTTCATAGTGCTGATCAAGAACAGCGGGCCCAAGCCTCCAAACAGCGGATTATCCAGTCCGGTCAATACGATCGCCCGCTACAAACGCAGATTCAGCCGATCTCCGCTTTCTATATGGCGGAAGATGCCCATCAGAACTATTACGCTAAGAAGCGGGCGGGCCAAGCGTAA
- a CDS encoding branched-chain amino acid ABC transporter permease: MEGYIVSLIIFTAILAIFGLGLNLQWGFTGLINFGHVAFMTLGAYTTALLSSIDIPWLPLPLQIFGAVILGATLAATLGLLIGFSTLRLREDYLAIVTIGVSEIVRLIALNEEWLTRGSFGIQRYPLPLGQFSPNLPTRLGMIAILLLVIGIAYCHLWRWMGQQLQPISRSQLVTSLVPILSYLVSLSILIVGIGLGARSLKAAASLPSWVLGLGLLSAIVGTSLLYAWLAKRFLMPLAARTTALSLVWVSILSLLGGWLTTIAAIALYHYDRSPTKNGLMWIAVLLVALIYQALQALVRSPWGRILKAIREDEFVARALGKNVFWYKLQAFMLGGFIAGLAGALYAWQLTVVYPDNFQPLLTFNAWTIVVLGGAGNNLGTILGAAIFWAYQSVTRFILSDIIPLDDARLGAFRVMMIGLLLMVLMVWRPQGILGNKEELTLGR; the protein is encoded by the coding sequence ATGGAAGGATACATCGTTTCGCTCATTATCTTTACCGCTATCCTCGCTATTTTTGGGCTAGGGCTCAATCTACAGTGGGGATTTACGGGGCTGATTAACTTCGGCCATGTCGCCTTTATGACCCTAGGAGCCTACACCACGGCACTGCTAAGCTCCATCGACATTCCATGGCTACCTCTCCCCCTACAGATTTTCGGAGCCGTCATCCTGGGCGCAACCCTAGCCGCCACCCTAGGCCTGTTGATTGGCTTCTCCACCCTGCGTCTGCGGGAAGACTATCTAGCGATTGTCACCATTGGGGTTTCAGAAATTGTGCGCCTGATCGCCCTCAATGAAGAATGGCTGACCCGAGGATCCTTTGGCATCCAGCGCTATCCTTTACCTCTAGGGCAGTTTAGCCCCAACCTTCCCACCCGGCTGGGCATGATCGCCATTCTTCTCTTGGTGATCGGTATCGCCTACTGCCATCTTTGGCGATGGATGGGACAACAGCTTCAACCGATCTCGCGATCGCAGCTCGTCACCAGCCTAGTGCCCATCTTGAGTTACCTCGTATCGCTCAGTATTCTGATTGTGGGGATTGGTCTAGGGGCGCGATCGCTGAAGGCCGCCGCTAGTCTACCCAGTTGGGTCTTAGGGTTAGGCCTGCTATCCGCCATCGTGGGCACCAGCCTGCTCTATGCCTGGCTCGCCAAGCGCTTTCTTATGCCCCTAGCCGCTCGAACAACCGCCCTATCCTTGGTGTGGGTGTCCATCCTCTCGCTCCTAGGCGGATGGTTGACCACCATTGCCGCGATCGCCCTCTACCACTACGATCGCAGCCCCACGAAAAATGGCCTCATGTGGATCGCCGTCCTGCTGGTCGCCCTGATCTACCAGGCACTCCAGGCCCTAGTGCGATCGCCCTGGGGACGCATCCTCAAAGCCATCCGAGAAGACGAGTTCGTGGCCCGCGCCCTAGGCAAAAATGTGTTTTGGTATAAGCTGCAAGCCTTCATGCTAGGCGGTTTTATTGCCGGACTGGCCGGCGCGCTCTATGCCTGGCAACTCACCGTCGTCTACCCCGACAACTTCCAACCCCTGCTCACCTTCAATGCCTGGACGATCGTCGTCCTTGGGGGCGCTGGCAACAACCTTGGCACCATTTTGGGAGCCGCCATCTTCTGGGCCTACCAAAGCGTGACCCGCTTCATTTTGTCTGACATTATTCCCCTAGACGACGCCCGTCTGGGTGCCTTTCGGGTGATGATGATTGGCCTCCTGCTGATGGTGCTGATGGTCTGGCGACCCCAGGGGATTTTAGGCAACAAGGAGGAGCTGACCCTTGGTCGATAA
- a CDS encoding TIR domain-containing protein, whose amino-acid sequence MTSNSLGDFQPVGRSRRKRGLNVADLLILPKDQQRIVNWMLRRDEVTMADLAEHFQQEAIALQPILEELIRQSYVQVVAGHPPRYRVQLAAKSGRQMPKNIWDILDHNSPTANIFISYSRRNKPFVQRLYDALKKHGREIWVDWESIPSAADWWKEIELGIELADTFVFVLSPASVQSPICTQEINHALLHNKRMIPVVCEDVNPSDVHPELARLNWIFVRDVDQFGESIRKLVTALDTDLDYVRMHTRILIRAKEWSDRQQDESFLLRGSDLHDAKQWYGSSGSKVPAPAPLHHEYILASGQAEAARQAAALHQQNVTLKRQRRWLGIITLVSIAAVGLGGSSFLLYQQAEHNRLLAENLRDQADHERIRALTQASEALFDGNQRFDALLQSMRAGYQLQAAYSSPPAELQAQVLTALQQAIFWVRERNQLEQHNGIVWDVSYSPDGQIIASASGDRTVRLWRPDGTLLHSLEGHTQPVLGVSFSPDGQLIASAGQDQTIKLWRSDGTLVTTLTGHSAAVNHVRFSPNGQRLVSASDDSTVRLWQLDGTPITTLTQHNAAVRDVRFSPDGQLIASASDDQTVRLWRSDGSPLRELQGHTARVYAIDFSPDGQFLISGSWDHTVRLWRTDGTPVRTVQAHDDLIHQVRFSADGRQFATASADKTIKFWRLDGSLVSTLGGHTSQVRSLSFTPDGAWLASAGGDRSIKIWSLDRPWLTPLQSHTGQVYDVEFSPNGQHLATTGADSTIKIWNLEGSEERSITAHDSSIWDLSFSPDGQQLASSSSDWTVKLWNPQTGALLHTLRGHRAPVYAVVFSPDGRWMATASDDQTVRLWTRDGRLVRQIEAHSNGVLTVQFSPDSQTLLTGSWDTTAKLWSLDGQVLQTLKGHSGWIFDAVFSPDGETIATASYDNTVGLWDRQGNRLATLEGHSDGVVAVQFFPDGIATASADRTMKLWRLDGTLITTLPGHTGTVNNLSFSPDGRLLASASDDRTVLLWHTNVLGNLDELTTIGCSWLQDYLRHANLSESDRQLCRS is encoded by the coding sequence ATGACCTCCAATTCCCTTGGAGACTTCCAGCCCGTCGGCCGTTCACGCCGAAAACGCGGTCTCAATGTGGCAGATTTGCTGATTCTGCCCAAGGATCAACAGCGCATTGTCAACTGGATGCTCCGTCGCGATGAAGTAACGATGGCCGACCTTGCAGAGCATTTCCAGCAAGAGGCGATCGCCCTTCAGCCGATTCTAGAGGAACTGATTCGTCAAAGCTATGTGCAGGTTGTAGCCGGCCATCCACCTCGCTATCGTGTTCAGCTTGCAGCCAAGAGCGGTCGCCAGATGCCCAAAAACATTTGGGATATTCTGGATCACAACAGTCCTACAGCCAATATTTTTATTTCCTATTCACGCCGCAATAAACCCTTTGTGCAGCGGCTTTATGATGCCCTAAAGAAGCACGGTCGTGAAATTTGGGTGGATTGGGAGAGCATTCCCTCGGCGGCGGACTGGTGGAAAGAAATTGAACTAGGTATTGAACTTGCGGATACCTTCGTGTTTGTGCTCAGTCCAGCTTCGGTTCAGTCTCCGATCTGCACCCAGGAAATCAATCATGCCCTGCTGCACAACAAGCGGATGATCCCGGTTGTTTGTGAGGACGTTAATCCCAGTGACGTGCATCCCGAACTCGCCCGGCTCAACTGGATCTTTGTCCGCGATGTCGATCAGTTTGGGGAAAGTATTCGCAAACTGGTCACCGCGCTAGACACCGACCTCGACTATGTGCGCATGCATACGCGCATTCTCATTCGAGCCAAGGAATGGAGCGATCGCCAGCAGGATGAAAGTTTTCTCCTGCGGGGCAGCGATCTCCATGATGCAAAACAGTGGTACGGCAGCAGCGGCAGCAAAGTGCCAGCCCCAGCTCCCCTCCACCATGAATATATTCTGGCGTCTGGCCAAGCTGAAGCCGCCCGACAGGCCGCAGCACTACATCAGCAAAACGTTACCCTCAAGCGTCAACGCCGTTGGCTAGGCATTATCACCCTCGTGTCGATCGCCGCTGTAGGTCTGGGAGGCAGCAGCTTCTTGCTCTACCAACAGGCTGAACACAATCGCTTATTGGCCGAAAACCTGCGGGATCAAGCTGACCACGAGCGGATTCGTGCCCTCACCCAAGCCTCTGAAGCCCTCTTTGATGGCAATCAGCGTTTTGATGCCTTGCTGCAGTCTATGCGAGCCGGTTACCAGCTTCAAGCAGCCTACAGCAGTCCTCCTGCTGAGCTACAGGCCCAGGTGCTCACAGCTCTCCAGCAAGCCATCTTCTGGGTACGAGAACGCAATCAGCTAGAGCAGCATAACGGCATTGTCTGGGACGTGAGCTATAGCCCAGATGGACAGATTATTGCCTCCGCCAGTGGCGATCGCACCGTGCGATTATGGCGACCCGACGGCACCCTACTGCATAGCCTAGAGGGCCATACCCAGCCGGTGTTAGGGGTTTCCTTTTCCCCGGATGGTCAGCTGATTGCCTCGGCGGGTCAAGACCAAACGATTAAACTTTGGCGATCGGATGGCACCTTAGTCACCACCCTCACAGGCCATAGCGCCGCCGTTAACCATGTCCGCTTTAGCCCCAACGGTCAACGCCTGGTCTCCGCCAGTGACGATAGCACCGTAAGGCTATGGCAGCTCGACGGCACCCCAATCACCACCCTCACCCAGCATAATGCCGCCGTGCGCGATGTACGGTTTAGCCCCGATGGGCAGCTCATTGCCTCGGCCAGCGATGACCAAACCGTGCGGCTGTGGCGATCGGATGGCAGTCCCCTCCGGGAACTCCAAGGACATACCGCTCGGGTCTATGCCATCGACTTTAGTCCCGACGGTCAATTCTTAATCTCAGGCAGTTGGGATCACACGGTACGACTATGGCGCACCGACGGCACCCCGGTGCGCACGGTGCAGGCCCATGATGACCTGATCCATCAAGTGCGATTTTCCGCCGATGGTCGCCAATTTGCCACGGCCAGCGCCGATAAAACCATCAAATTTTGGCGGCTGGATGGCAGTTTAGTCTCCACCCTCGGCGGTCACACCTCCCAAGTCCGTAGCCTCAGCTTTACGCCCGATGGTGCTTGGTTGGCCTCGGCGGGGGGCGATCGCAGCATCAAAATCTGGAGCCTCGATCGCCCATGGCTCACCCCCCTGCAATCCCATACAGGGCAGGTCTACGACGTCGAGTTTTCCCCAAATGGCCAACACCTAGCCACCACCGGCGCAGACTCCACCATCAAGATCTGGAACCTTGAGGGATCGGAAGAACGATCGATCACGGCCCATGATTCGTCGATCTGGGATCTGAGTTTTAGTCCCGATGGTCAACAGCTAGCCTCCAGCAGTTCCGACTGGACGGTCAAGCTTTGGAACCCGCAGACCGGAGCCTTGCTCCATACCCTGCGAGGGCATCGCGCACCGGTGTATGCGGTTGTCTTCAGCCCTGATGGCCGCTGGATGGCTACCGCTAGCGATGACCAAACCGTCCGGCTGTGGACCAGGGATGGTCGTCTGGTTCGGCAAATCGAAGCCCACAGCAACGGCGTCTTGACGGTGCAATTCAGTCCCGACAGTCAAACATTGCTCACCGGGAGCTGGGACACGACGGCCAAACTCTGGAGCCTAGACGGGCAGGTACTTCAAACCCTCAAGGGCCATAGCGGCTGGATCTTTGATGCTGTCTTTAGCCCCGATGGGGAAACCATTGCCACCGCCAGCTACGACAATACTGTCGGCTTGTGGGATCGACAGGGCAACCGCTTAGCCACACTGGAGGGGCATAGTGATGGCGTGGTGGCAGTGCAGTTTTTTCCCGACGGCATCGCCACCGCTAGCGCCGATCGCACCATGAAGCTCTGGCGGCTGGACGGCACGCTGATTACCACCCTGCCAGGTCATACGGGAACCGTTAATAACCTCAGCTTTAGCCCCGATGGTCGCCTCCTAGCCTCCGCCAGTGACGATCGCACCGTCCTCCTTTGGCATACCAACGTGCTGGGTAATCTTGATGAATTGACCACCATTGGCTGTAGCTGGCTGCAAGACTATCTACGCCATGCCAACCTCAGCGAGAGCGATCGCCAACTCTGCAGATCCTAA
- a CDS encoding ABC transporter ATP-binding protein, translating into MDRPAQRSKSDRTFDASLPPLLAAQDLCKSFGGVRAVDHASLEVPQGSIIGLIGPNGAGKTTLFNLLSNFTRPDSGDVMFNGTPIHPLPSHQIAQRGLVRTFQVARVLSRLSVLDNMLLATQNQTGEALLNVWTRSRQIAKEERLQRRHALEILDSVGLSHMAHQYAGSLSGGQRKLLEMARALMVNPKLILLDEPAAGVNPTLINQICTHIQQWNREGMTFLIIEHNMDVIMSLCDRVWVMAEGRNLATGTPTEIQTNPAVLEAYLGQ; encoded by the coding sequence ATCGATCGCCCTGCCCAACGCTCCAAGAGCGATCGCACCTTTGATGCCAGCCTGCCGCCCCTGCTCGCCGCCCAGGATCTTTGCAAATCCTTTGGCGGTGTGCGGGCCGTGGATCATGCCTCTCTAGAGGTACCCCAGGGCAGCATTATTGGGTTGATTGGCCCCAACGGTGCAGGTAAAACCACCCTGTTTAATCTCTTGTCCAACTTCACACGCCCCGACAGCGGCGACGTGATGTTTAACGGCACCCCCATCCATCCCCTGCCCTCCCATCAAATTGCCCAGCGCGGCCTAGTGCGCACCTTTCAAGTGGCGCGGGTGCTATCTCGCCTATCCGTCCTCGACAATATGCTGCTAGCCACCCAGAACCAAACCGGCGAAGCGCTGCTAAATGTTTGGACGCGATCGCGACAAATTGCCAAAGAAGAACGCTTACAGCGCCGCCATGCTCTAGAAATCCTAGACTCCGTCGGTCTATCCCACATGGCCCATCAGTATGCCGGTTCCCTGTCCGGCGGGCAACGCAAGCTGTTGGAAATGGCCCGCGCCCTGATGGTGAACCCCAAGCTGATCCTTCTGGATGAACCAGCCGCCGGCGTCAATCCCACCCTGATTAATCAAATCTGCACCCACATTCAGCAGTGGAACCGAGAGGGCATGACGTTTTTGATTATTGAACACAATATGGACGTGATTATGTCCCTGTGCGATCGCGTTTGGGTGATGGCAGAAGGGCGCAACCTAGCCACCGGCACTCCCACCGAAATCCAAACCAATCCAGCCGTCCTAGAAGCCTACCTTGGACAATAG